The DNA sequence AGCTTTTATTGTAGCTCAAAATATTGTTAAATAGATGAACACATATATCGCATTTTTAAGAGGGATTAATGTTAGTGGACAAAAAAAAATCCCAATGGTAAAACTTAGAGAATTGCTAATTAAATCTGGATTTAAAAATGTTCAAACCTATATTCAAAGTGGCAATATAACATTTCAATCTTCAGAAAAAAACAAAAACAAACTAAAGGATTTAATCCAAAATGAAATCCAAGTTTTTTTTGGATTTGAAGTCCCTGTTTTACTAAAAACTTTAAAAAATATTCAAGATATTTTAAATTACTCTCCGTTTTCAGAACCTGAAAAGGAAACTAGTTATTTTACATTATTACATGCTATTCCTAATAAAAAACTAATAGAATCTACGTCAAAAGAAAACCACCCTAACGAAACATTTTATATTACCAAAACTTGCGTCTATTTTTATTCACCAATGAGTTATGGAAAAGCCAAATGCAACAACAATTTTTTTGAACGAAAATTAAAAGTGACAGCAACCACAAGAAATTATAAAACCATGACAAAGTTATTATCTTTGTGTGCTGAAAATTAAGATATGACAGAACAAGATTTCATTCCTAAAACATATCCCAAAACTCTTAAAGACGGCAGTTTTACATGGTCCTCTCCAAGTAATATTGCGCTAATAAAATATTGGGGAAAAAAGAAAGACCAAATTCCTAAAAATCCTTCTATAAGTTTTACACTTAACCATTGCAAAACCACAACAACAGTTAGTTTTACAAAAAAAGAACGCAGCAATCATTTTTCTTTTGAAGTATTTTTATCGGGAGAAAAAAAAGAGGATTTTAAACCTAAAATAGAAATTTTTTTCAAGCGAGTAGAAATCTACCTCCCTTTTTTAAAGGACTACCATTTTAAAATAGAAACCACGAATACATTTCCTCACAGTTCTGGCATCGCATCATCTGCAAGTGGCATGAGTGCATTAGCTTTGTGTTTAATGAGTATTGAAAAATCAATAGAGTTGGCAGATAATAAGCGTGACATAAAAATGTCTGATGAGTTTTTTATTCAAAAAGCCTCATTTTTAGCGCGATTAGGCTCAGGAAGTGCGTGCAGAAGTTTGGAAGGCGATTTAGTAGTTTGGGGTAAACATGACAAAATTGAAATTAGTTCAAATTTATTTGGAGTAAAATATCCATTTGAAGTCCATGAAAATTTCAAAAATTATCAAGACACGATATTATTAGTTGATAAAGGAGAAAAGCAAGTTAGCAGTACCATTGGTCATAATTTAATGCATAAGCATCCTTTTGCCGAAGCACGTTTTAAACAAGCACATAAAAATCTTTCACGTTTAATTACTATTTTAAAAGATGGTAATTTAGATGCCTTTATTGAAGTTGTAGAAAGCGAAGCTTTAACCCTTCACGCTATGATGATGACCAGTTTACCCTATTTTATTTTAATGAAACCCCATACCTTAGAAATCATCAATAAAATCTGGGCATTTAGACAAAAAACAAATTCTAAAGTATGTTTTACCTTAGATGCTGGAGCTAATGTACACATACTATATCCTGAAAATGAAATAAAAAATGTGTTAAAATTTATTAATAATGAATTAGTTACTTACTGTCAAAAAGGGGAATATATAAACGACAAAATAGGGTTTGGATCAGAATTAATA is a window from the Pseudalgibacter alginicilyticus genome containing:
- a CDS encoding DUF1697 domain-containing protein, which translates into the protein MNTYIAFLRGINVSGQKKIPMVKLRELLIKSGFKNVQTYIQSGNITFQSSEKNKNKLKDLIQNEIQVFFGFEVPVLLKTLKNIQDILNYSPFSEPEKETSYFTLLHAIPNKKLIESTSKENHPNETFYITKTCVYFYSPMSYGKAKCNNNFFERKLKVTATTRNYKTMTKLLSLCAEN
- a CDS encoding diphosphomevalonate/mevalonate 3,5-bisphosphate decarboxylase family protein, translating into MTEQDFIPKTYPKTLKDGSFTWSSPSNIALIKYWGKKKDQIPKNPSISFTLNHCKTTTTVSFTKKERSNHFSFEVFLSGEKKEDFKPKIEIFFKRVEIYLPFLKDYHFKIETTNTFPHSSGIASSASGMSALALCLMSIEKSIELADNKRDIKMSDEFFIQKASFLARLGSGSACRSLEGDLVVWGKHDKIEISSNLFGVKYPFEVHENFKNYQDTILLVDKGEKQVSSTIGHNLMHKHPFAEARFKQAHKNLSRLITILKDGNLDAFIEVVESEALTLHAMMMTSLPYFILMKPHTLEIINKIWAFRQKTNSKVCFTLDAGANVHILYPENEIKNVLKFINNELVTYCQKGEYINDKIGFGSELINKDS